The genomic stretch AGCGACCGAACTCGCCTCCCCACAGGACAAGCGTGTCCTTCAACAGTCCTCGCTGTTGGAGATCGGCCAGTAATCCGGCAATGGGGCGATCCACCGAGCCGCAACTGCCGCGCAGCGACTCTTCTAAATTCAAATGATGGTCCCACCCGCCCATGGTCACTTCCACAAAGCGGACCCCTGCCTCGACCATTCGTCGAGCCAAGAGACATTGGCGTCCAAACGTATCCGTTCCACCAGCCGATGGGCCCGCACCTCCGCCACCGAACATGCCTGGTCGCCGACCTTGTCCGCCTGCTTGCTGTTCGATTCCGTACATCTTCAACGTCGAGGCGGTCTCGTTGCTGATGTCCAAGACTTCCGGCATTTCGCTTTGCATTCGGAAGGCAAGTTCGTAAGACGAGATCAATCCGTCGATTTCCGGGCTGCCGCCAAGCGACTCTGCGGTCGAGCGATTAAGTGTCTGGATGAAGTCCAGTTGAGCGCGTTGGGCATCGGAGCTACGACGCTCGTTCTTCAGATTGCTGATCGTCTCGCCGGCTCTGAATCCTCGTCGACTGATTCGGGTTCCCTGGTACATTGCCGGTAAGAACGAGGCACCATAGTTCGCGGCACCACCGTTGTTTCTCGGTGGATTGATGGAGACGAACCCTGGCAAGTCAGTGTTTTCGGTCCCCAGTCCGTAGAGGACCCATGCACCGAGACTGGGACGTGAAAACTGAAAAATACCACAGTGCAGTTGCAGGAAGGCCTGGGCATGGGCAGGCAAGTTTGTATGCATCCCGTTGAGCACACACAACTTGTCCGCATGGGTCGCTACATCCGAGAACAACTCGCTTACCCAAAGCCCACTTTCTCCGTGCTGCTTGAACCGAAATGGTGAGCCGAGCAACTTCCCACCTCGCCCACCTCCTTGGTTGCGAGGGGTTGGCTTGCCGTCATCGGCAAGAAGTTGAGGCTTGTAGTCGAACGTATCAAGGTGGCTAGGGCCCCCTTCCATGCACAAAAAGATGACACGCTTTGCCCGCGGTTCGAAGTGTGTTTCCTTCGAGGCGAGCGGATTGGTAACGGCATCTGCGGCATGAGCCGCCTGCTGGTGCGCTAGTGCCGCGAACGCCAGGTAGCCGAAGCCGGAAACGGACGAACGAAGAAATGCTCTGCGAGAATGCATGTTTTGTGTCTCACCGTCGATATTGGAATTCGGCACTGGCAAACAACGCTTGACAAAACGCGCTCCAGCGAGCGTGTTCGTTGTTTGGCCGGCCGGGACGAAATCGCAGCGGAGTTTCCGTGGGGTAGGAAGTGAGAAAACGATTTGCCTGGTCATGTTCAGTCGCCGTCGCTTTACGGCCGAAGAACCGAACAAACGCCGCGTCGATTCGTTTGTCTTGACCTGACAATGTCAATAATTGCCTGGCCGCCTCATCAGAAGCCCGCAGGACGAATTCGTTGTTCAGCAGGTATAGTCCTTGCGCCGGAACGGTGGTCTGCTGTCGATGTGCGGTGATCAATGAGGGATCGGCCGCATCGAACAAGGCAAGCGATTCAGGCAAACTGTCTCGAATAACAGGCAAATAGATCGAACGATGAACGTTGTCTGGATCGTCGATCGATCGCGTGATAGAAGCACCGCCGAACCGATTGACCGGGCCTTCACTTTGTCTGGCAACGGCTGAGCCAATGGGCCGTTTCTCGTCCAGGCGTCCGCTAACGGCCAGCATCGCGTCACGTAGACTTTCGGCATCGAGACGTCGCAGCGACATACGCCACAACAGGACGTTGTCAGGATCAATGGCCAACGCCTGGTCTTCGGCAGTCGAACTCAATTGATAAACCTGACTGGTGACGATTCGACGAATTAGCCGCTTAACACTCCAGCCATCGTCCATGAAGCCGATCGCGAGATGATCGAGTAGTTCCGGATGCGAGGGTACCTGGCCGGCAAGCCCAAAGTCATCGGCGGTGGGCACCAGTCCGCGTCCAAACAATTGAAGCCAAACGCGATTGACCATCACACGTGCGGTTAGCGGATTGTTGGGGGTGGCGATCCATTCCGCCAATTCCAGCCGGCCACTGTGACTTCGCGGAATTTCAAGGGGTGTGCTGGTGAGTACCTGCAATGTTCCACGTGGCACGAGTTCCTTTTCCGGTGAATCGTGCTCGCCGCGAATATAGACGGGGCTATTGGCAATCAAGCGTGTGCTGTCGTACGTATAGCGGTTGGCTCCTTGACCGAATCCAAACGAGCGGCGATTTCCGAACTGGGGACCGGAACGCTTGTCATGTACCCCCATCGCCAGCGACTTGGGATCGCCGTTGCTTTCATAAGCATCCAATTGGGCCTGAAGCAGCGATACTTGGCCGGAAGTCAGGAATCGTTGGACAGGCTCTCGCAGATTGCGAATCTGCTCTTGAACGCGATCCATCTGACTTTCGATACGATCGCGCTCGCTGTCGGAAAGTGCCGAAATCGCCACATCCACTTCCGCGTCCGCTGGGAGAGTAAGAAGCTCGCTGGGACGCTGTGCGTTGATAAAACGGATGGTTCCATAGCACGTTTCCGTGCTGCGGAATATTCCCGCCATCGCGTAATAGTCGGCCTGAGGAATTGGATCGAACTTGTGGTCGTGACAACGTGCGCAGGCCACGGTGATTCCTAAAAATGCCTGGGTTGTCACATCGATCTGCTCGTCGGCTACGTCCAGTTCATACTTCAGCCCGCTTCGCTCGTTGAGTGTTTTCGTACCGAGGGCGAGGAAACCAGTGGCGATCATTCTCTCGGCTTGCTGCTTGGAATTCTCGGACCGCATCAGGTCACCA from Blastopirellula marina encodes the following:
- a CDS encoding DUF1501 domain-containing protein; translation: MHSRRAFLRSSVSGFGYLAFAALAHQQAAHAADAVTNPLASKETHFEPRAKRVIFLCMEGGPSHLDTFDYKPQLLADDGKPTPRNQGGGRGGKLLGSPFRFKQHGESGLWVSELFSDVATHADKLCVLNGMHTNLPAHAQAFLQLHCGIFQFSRPSLGAWVLYGLGTENTDLPGFVSINPPRNNGGAANYGASFLPAMYQGTRISRRGFRAGETISNLKNERRSSDAQRAQLDFIQTLNRSTAESLGGSPEIDGLISSYELAFRMQSEMPEVLDISNETASTLKMYGIEQQAGGQGRRPGMFGGGGAGPSAGGTDTFGRQCLLARRMVEAGVRFVEVTMGGWDHHLNLEESLRGSCGSVDRPIAGLLADLQQRGLLKDTLVLWGGEFGRSPYAQGDGRDHNNKGFSMWMAGGGIKGGYVHGATDEYGYEAVDGRVHIHDWHATILHLLGLDHERLTYRYAGRDMRLTDVKGHVVNDIIA
- a CDS encoding PSD1 and planctomycete cytochrome C domain-containing protein yields the protein MRLPFLFAIATFAALFPLGSLAADDSSDTESQQFFEKKIRPVLISECYSCHSAEADEMEGGLALDTRTGIRRGGERGAAVVPRNLEKSLLIKAIRHATDDLQMPPDKKLSPEVIADFEKWISLGAVDPREGEAIVAHRYEVDIEAGRKHWAFQVPQAPEIPDVQQSDWPITNIDRFVLAKLQAQGISPVDQADKRTLLRRLSFDLIGLPPTEMEVEAFVTDDSADAYEAAVDRLLASPHFGEKWARHWLDVARYAESTGSTVNFFYPQAWRYRDYVIDAFNHDKPYDQFVKEQLAGDLMRSENSKQQAERMIATGFLALGTKTLNERSGLKYELDVADEQIDVTTQAFLGITVACARCHDHKFDPIPQADYYAMAGIFRSTETCYGTIRFINAQRPSELLTLPADAEVDVAISALSDSERDRIESQMDRVQEQIRNLREPVQRFLTSGQVSLLQAQLDAYESNGDPKSLAMGVHDKRSGPQFGNRRSFGFGQGANRYTYDSTRLIANSPVYIRGEHDSPEKELVPRGTLQVLTSTPLEIPRSHSGRLELAEWIATPNNPLTARVMVNRVWLQLFGRGLVPTADDFGLAGQVPSHPELLDHLAIGFMDDGWSVKRLIRRIVTSQVYQLSSTAEDQALAIDPDNVLLWRMSLRRLDAESLRDAMLAVSGRLDEKRPIGSAVARQSEGPVNRFGGASITRSIDDPDNVHRSIYLPVIRDSLPESLALFDAADPSLITAHRQQTTVPAQGLYLLNNEFVLRASDEAARQLLTLSGQDKRIDAAFVRFFGRKATATEHDQANRFLTSYPTETPLRFRPGRPNNEHARWSAFCQALFASAEFQYRR